One Saccharomycodes ludwigii strain NBRC 1722 chromosome VI, whole genome shotgun sequence DNA segment encodes these proteins:
- the FYV8 gene encoding Fyv8p (similar to Saccharomyces cerevisiae YGR196C | FYV8 | Function required for Yeast Viability), with amino-acid sequence MDDTNASSNSTNSDINPNVERKKSYRWVSATKVNYSGSDWDDDDDDADDDDDDDTDHLKSNTDQKNEIQQDEDVSYLPPLPKISMGNEYNNNIVNNKNTDGLYLEPVSPIKSNNSSSTQSNNKNKNKNSGSTNSIYMDQSSSSSEKEENNDGKNKEDEKDNAQQNNPDTFVTSDDDSEENEEGDDGIYYLDKTIKNKNFSSPSPSPSPSSPSSSVLNDGNKSGNTSTGGYFTQYINNKSIKRQYTERDPVYTDTQQQQQQQQVIGKEEEDANEELGEKEDRNNNHELSDSDIIDKELYGTSSNINEQSHMVSNEELNENNTDNTDATTQNDYLQGNNNDNNNNMNSVSRTSFNSFNHASNNSLNDNVSNNNKRFSEISNLTSSSDLYAYSTDSDLDDRDTNDQANKLKDNVKGNGDINVNNETINEKEKEHKEKEEKRKGTDTNDGSDDADADDDDDRDGGDDDDDGYSDGDDDALSYTASIVGNTSPNTDICDDNFKFNKENVRQSILVSSDSSDFDVDFYTNSNMHNNTNTNNNNTKKNIISDIQKDIIPETTDTYGYSYDAGIKHNKTDSSNENNSTGDESVVEHVANNDYIQGEHPANKSIPYNMETTDPDTTLQNEEENNTITEPNEEDSSQVISKSHSNSDTESVNDDSSSQSHISHESNLNILDATVTGSSPPPVKNRSPSPVSVNATNPVTGTGNNNNNNNNTDNLSFVSGASESYRSNFIQETNDEVNIIRDADGNPIDASSKINGAGAATNDKRVVSTYSEVGSTWNAFPAISSTDDINTIADNKTIYDNSTIYNVPGLVSKNTNLPPLPVTATDDIKLQQEQEEQPLEKKGETEEDPHNITNAENGRKQSYSNSNTDNSNHSATSNFKINDNSKVVLKISEPDYPSFDVNKLIGDSKIAHSNKLKKLKQYSDELTEYDTHIAVWIDATLKSTESKQIFDEYKVNKHVHEAYSNADELSKRNHLVSNTVANVNQNVHHLTKKVFKHSMREKSKGFLHSISKKKL; translated from the coding sequence atggatGACACTAATGCTAGTTCTAATTCTACCAACTCCGACATTAATCCAAATGTcgagagaaaaaagagttaTAGGTGGGTAAGTGCTACTAAAGTAAATTACTCTGGGTCAGACTgggatgatgatgatgatgatgctgatgatgatgatgatgatgatactGATCATTTGAAATCAAACACAgatcaaaaaaatgaaatacaACAGGATGAAGATGTTAGCTATTTACCCCCATTACCTAAAATATCGATGGGTAATgaatacaataataatattgttaataataaaaatacagaTGGTTTATATTTAGAACCAGTATCGCCTATTAAGAGTAACAATAGTTCTAGTACTCaaagcaataataaaaataaaaataaaaatagcgGTAGCACCAATTCAATCTATATGGATCaaagtagtagtagtagtgaAAAAGAGGAGAATAATGatggtaaaaataaagaagatgaaaaagataatgCCCAGCAAAATAATCCTGATACTTTTGTTACTAGTGATGATGATAGTGAAGAAAACGAAGAGGGTGATGATGGTATTTACTATCTAGATAAGaccattaaaaataaaaatttttcttctccTTCTCCTTCTccttctccttcttctccttcttcttctgtGCTTAATGATGGTAATAAAAGCGGTAATACAAGTACTGGAGGATATTTCACTCAGTATATAAACAACAAATCTATTAAAAGACAGTACACTGAGAGGGATCCCGTATACACTGATAcacaacaacagcagcagcagcagcaagTAAtaggaaaagaagaagaagatgcaAATGAAGAATTGGGTGAAAAAGAGGACAGAAATAACAATCATGAATTATCTGACAGTGATATCATTGATAAAGAATTATATGGTACCTCCAGTAATATCAATGAACAATCACATATGGTATCAAATGAAGAacttaatgaaaataacacTGATAATACAGATGCTACCACACAAAATGATTATTTACAAGGTAACAACAAcgacaacaataataatatgaatTCCGTGTCTAGAACAAGttttaattcatttaaTCATGccagtaataatagtttgAATGATAATgtcagtaataataacaaaagatTTTCTGAAATTAGTAATTTAACAAGTAGTTCAGATTTGTATGCATATAGTACAGATTCAGATCTAGATGACCGAGATACCAATGATCAAGCTAATAAACTTAAGGATAATGTAAAAGGGAATGGAGATATTAATGTCAATAACGAAACGATAAATGAAAAGGAGAAGGAACACAAGGagaaagaggaaaaaagaaaaggcaCTGATACTAACGATGGTAGTGACGATGCTGATGCTGACGACGACGATGATCGTGATGgtggtgatgatgatgatgatggcTATAGTGATGGTGATGACGATGCATTGTCTTATACGGCATCAATTGTTGGAAATACCAGTCCAAATACTGATATTTGTGATGACAACTTCAAATTtaacaaagaaaatgttAGGCAATCTATTTTGGTTTCAAGTGACAGTTCTGATTTTGATGTGGATTTTTATACTAATAGCAACATGCATAATAAcactaatactaataataataatactaaaaaaaacattatttcAGATATCCAGAAAGATATTATTCCAGAAACAACTGATACTTATGGATACTCCTATGATGCTGGTATTAAACACAATAAAACTGATAGCagtaatgaaaataattctaCTGGTGATGAATCTGTAGTAGAACATGTTGCCAATAATGATTATATACAAGGGGAACATCCAGCTAATAAATCTATTCCTTACAACATGGAAACAACTGATCCAGATACTACGTTAcaaaatgaagaagaaaataatactattacAGAGCCAAATGAAGAGGATAGTAGTCAAGTTATTAGTAAATCTCACAGTAATAGTGATACTGAAAGTGTAAATGATGACTCATCGTCACAGTCACACATATCCCATGAATCTAACCTGAATATTCTTGACGCAACAGTAACAGGAAGTTCCCCTCCCCCAGTAAAAAATCGTTCGCCAAGTCCTGTCAGCGTCAATGCTACCAATCCTGTTACTGGtactggtaataataataataataataataatacggATAATTTATCTTTTGTGTCTGGCGCAAGTGAATCGTATAGGtcaaattttattcaagAAACAAATGATGaagttaatattataagaGATGCAGATGGCAATCCGATTGATGCAAGTTCCAAAATCAATGGTGCTGGTGCTGCTACCAATGATAAAAGAGTAGTATCTACATATTCCGAAGTTGGTAGTACATGGAATGCATTTCCTGCGATAAGTTCTACAGATGATATAAATACCATTgctgataataaaacaatatacGATAATTCTACTATATACAATGTCCCCGGCTTAGTATccaaaaatacaaatttaCCACCATTGCCTGTCACAGCAACAGATGATATAAAACTTCAACAAGAGCAAGAGGAACAACCCctagaaaaaaagggggaaaCCGAGGAAGATCCACACAATATTACGAATGCTGAAAATGGTCGAAAACAATCATACTCTAATTCAAATACTGATAATAGCAATCATAGTGCCACTAgtaatttcaaaatcaacGATAATAGCAAGGTagtgttaaaaataagtgAACCTGATTATCCAAGTTTTGATGTTAACAAACTAATTGGTGATTCTAAGATTGCACATTCCAATAAactaaagaaattaaagcAATACAGTGATGAATTAACTGAATATGATACCCATATAGCAGTGTGGATCGATGCAACTTTGAAGTCAACTGAAAgcaaacaaatatttgatgAATATAAAGTTAACAAGCATGTTCATGAAGCGTATTCTAATGCGGATGAATTATCTAAGAGAAACCATTTGGTTAGCAACACTGTGGCAAATGTCAATCAAAATGTTCATCATCTAACTAAAAAGGTTTTCAAACATTCTATGAGAGAAAAATCAAAAGGATTTTTACATTCtataagtaaaaaaaagttgtga
- the GPI14 gene encoding glycosylphosphatidylinositol-alpha 1,4 mannosyltransferase I (similar to Saccharomyces cerevisiae YJR013W | GPI14 | GlycosylPhosphatidylInositol anchor biosynthesis), with amino-acid sequence MTLTEIITRSPIFTKWSVVLTISLLLRLIFFLYGIYQDTYFQVKYTDIDYYVFHDASRYVYNGNQSPYLRDTYRYTPLLSWLLLPNHIFQWIHMGKFIFLIFDLLTGVFIHSILTNTNKSIRKQNFLWSTLWLYNPMVITISTRGNAESVLCFIIMLCFYLLQKQHYILGGIAYGLSIHFKIYPIIYCIPMFYYYGFITKNFKISKRILILFKIAISSISTILALNYLMYKIYGYEFIYHSYLYHLIRTDHRHNFSIWNLLLYLESSMSSNNISNGYYKFLPQLIISFVAIPTLILSSIHDFIGLLNVLFIQTYAFVIFNKVITSQYFIWYLLFLPLYLSNINDNNNNNGRGKAKVLHIFKILLIWVSTQAIWLYFAYYLEFQGLNCFYPWLFIGHLWFFIGNVYILGKLIDGLIISELNYSICCANIDENKKTQ; translated from the coding sequence ATGACTCTTACCGAAATTATTACTAGATCGCCTATATTCACCAAATGGTCAGTGGTACTTACTATTAGTTTATTGCTGAGATTAATCTTTTTCCTATATGGAATATATCAAGATACATACTTTCAAGTTAAATACACAGATATAGATTATTATGTTTTCCATGACGCAAGCCGCTACGTTTATAATGGAAATCAATCACCATATCTAAGAGATACATACAGATATACCCCCTTATTGAGTTGGCTGCTATTGCCAAACCACATTTTCCAATGGATTCATATGGGcaagtttatttttcttatattCGATCTATTAACCGGTGTGTTTATACATTCTATCTTAACAAACACAAACAAAAGTATTAGAAagcaaaattttttatggaGTACTCTTTGGTTGTATAATCCCATGGTTATAACAATATCTACTCGAGGTAATGCAGAAAGTGTattatgttttattataatgcTGTGTTTTTACttattacaaaaacaacattaTATACTGGGTGGAATTGCATACGGGTTAAGCATTCACTTCAAAATCTATCCTATAATATATTGCATACCTATGTTCTATTACTACGGCtttattaccaaaaattttaaaattagcAAAAGAATATTGATATTGTTCAAGATTGCTATAAGCTCTATATCTACCATATTAGCattgaattatttgatgTACAAAATATATGGATATGAATTTATCTATCACTCTTATTTGTACCATTTAATTAGAACTGATCATAGACATAACTTTTCCATATGGAATTTATTGTTGTATTTAGAATCTTCAATGTCAAGCAACAATATAAGTAATGGATATTATAAGTTTTTACCTCAATTGATCATATCTTTTGTTGCCATTCCTACCTTAATTTTATCATCTATTCATGATTTTATCGGGCTTTTAAacgttttatttatccaaaCTTATGCgtttgttattttcaataaggTAATCACTTCGCAATACTTTATATggtatttattgtttttaccactatatttatccaatattaatgataacaacaataacaatggaCGAGGTAAGGCAAAAGTTttacatatttttaaaattttacttATATGGGTATCTACGCAAGCTATTTGGCTGTATTTTGCGTATTATTTAGAATTTCAAGGCttaaattgtttttatccCTGGCTATTTATTGGCCATCTGTGGTTTTTCATCGgaaatgtttatattttgggTAAATTAATTGATGGATTGATTATAAGtgaattaaattattcCATTTGTTGCGCAAATATTGAtgagaataaaaaaacccAATAG
- a CDS encoding uncharacterized protein (similar to Saccharomyces cerevisiae YPR058W | YMC1 | Yeast Mitochondrial Carrier (paralog of YBR104W | YMC2)) — MSLNNDSTTSPPQINENYSRIMGFVSGVFSGVAKNTVGHPFDTIKVRLQTSQSTNRFSGPLDCVYKTFKTQGIRGFYLGFTPPLIGWIVMDSVLLGSLNNYRLMLKKYVYPNDIKLPLKGAVIAGVLSGWTVSFIAAPIELAKAKLQVQYDAKTAKYKGPIDVVKKIYSAKGILGLYKGLISTLIFRTHFIFWWGSYELFTDFFTKNTNMSAPAINFWSGGLSASLGFWTTAYPSDVVKQVVLTNDKYDGTFKSWKQAVADIYKLKGYKGFFKGFVPSILRSFPANAAALAVFEFVLRTSGAKAY, encoded by the coding sequence atgtcTTTGAATAATGACAGTACCACCTCTCCCCCACAgattaatgaaaattattCCCGTATTATGGGGTTTGTAAGTGGTGTGTTTTCAGGTGTAGCTAAAAATACCGTGGGCCATCCATTCGATACAATTAAAGTTAGATTACAAACATCCCAAAGTACGAATCGATTCAGTGGTCCATTAGATTGCGTTTATAAAACTTTCAAGACCCAAGGTATAAGAGGTTTCTATTTGGGGTTTACGCCTCCATTAATTGGCTGGATTGTTATGGATAGTGTATTATTAGGTTCGTTAAATAATTACAGGTTaatgttgaaaaaatatgtttatccaaatgatattaaattaCCGTTAAAAGGTGCTGTAATTGCGGGTGTCCTGTCTGGTTGGACTGTTAGTTTCATTGCTGCACCAATTGAGTTGGCAAAAGCTAAATTACAAGTTCAGTATGATGCTAAGACCGCTAAATATAAAGGTCCTATTGATGttgtgaaaaaaatttattcagCAAAAGGTATTCTTGGACTATATAAAGGTTTAATTTCTACATTAATTTTTAGAacacattttattttttggtggGGATCATACGAACTTTTCACAGATTTTTTCACcaaaaatactaatatGAGCGCACCTGCTATAAATTTTTGGAGTGGTGGATTAAGTGCATCTCTAGGGTTTTGGACAACAGCTTATCCATCAGATGTGGTCAAACAGGTTGTTTTAACAAATGACAAATATGATGGCACCTTTAAAAGTTGGAAACAAGCTGTTGCAGACATTTACAAGCTAAAGGGATACAAAGGTTTCTTTAAAGGTTTTGTACCAAGTATTTTAAGAAGTTTCCCTGCAAATGCAGCCGCATTAGCTGTATTTGAATTTGTATTAAGGACTAGTGGTGCCAAAGCATATTAA
- a CDS encoding uncharacterized protein (similar to Saccharomyces cerevisiae YJR012C | essential protein of unknown function), with translation MEQEQVKKTITNAAITEISKEENLAKNDFNSDKIKDLSYDELMDCIQNNKPVSNVIQVEDYVIEDPNLQSKSQLKTRLKPWEQNIDIAKRENTININNKVISQLEKQQLELDLKIGQL, from the coding sequence ATGGAACAAGAACAAGTAAAGAAAACTATAACAAATGCTGCTATCACTGAGATATCCAAAGAAGAAAATCTGGCAAAAAACGACTTCAATagtgataaaataaaggatCTAAGTTACGATGAATTAATGGATTGTATACAGAATAATAAACCTGTATCTAATGTAATACAAGTAGAGGATTATGTAATAGAGGATCCTAATTTGCAAAGTAAATCACAACTAAAGACTAGATTGAAGCCTTGGGAACAAAATATTGATATAGCCAAGAGGGAAAATACCATAAACATTAATAACAAGGTGATATCACAATTAGAAAAGCAACAACTGGAattagatttaaaaataggaCAGTTATAA
- the SKI6 gene encoding exosome non-catalytic core subunit SKI6 (similar to Saccharomyces cerevisiae YGR195W | SKI6 | SuperKIller) — MSRLEIYSPEGLRLDGRRWNELRRFECSTTNSGNHDGSSYLEQGQNKIITIVNGPMEPNNRSQINQSNAILKVSINITKFSKMKRSKSSHKNEKRVLEMQIALERTFNESIMLHLYPRTLIEISIHVLQQDGGLMGCLINGITLALIDAGISMYDYISGVSIGLLDQQPLLDLNYLEETAMSMVTIGVLGRTEKLSMLLVEDRIPLDRLESVLSIGIAGAHRIRDLMDSQLRKNGAKRLSKINK, encoded by the coding sequence ATGTCCAGATTAGAAATTTACTCGCCAGAAGGTTTACGCTTAGATGGAAGACGTTGGAATGAATTGCGCAGATTTGAATGTTCTACAACAAATAGTGGAAACCATGATGGTTCTTCTTATTTAGAACAGGgccaaaacaaaataataaccataGTTAATGGTCCTATGGAACCCAACAATAGATCCCAAATTAATCAATCTAATGCTATCCTAAAAGTATctataaatataacaaaatttagtaaaatgaaaagaagTAAAAGTTCAcacaaaaatgaaaaaagagtTTTAGAAATGCAAATTGCATTAGAAAGAACATTCAATGAAAGCATCATGCTACATTTATATCCACGTACTTTAATTGAGATCAGCATACATGTTTTACAGCAAGATGGCGGATTGATGGGCTGTTTAATAAATGGAATAACTTTAGCATTGATTGATGCTGGTATATCGATGTATGACTATATAAGTGGTGTTTCCATTGGATTACTAGATCAACAACCCTTACTtgatttaaattatttagaaGAAACTGCAATGAGTATGGTTACTATTGGAGTGTTGGGAAGAACCGAGAAACTTTCTATGTTGTTAGTTGAGGATAGAATTCCGTTAGACAGACTAGAAAGCGTTTTGAGTATAGGAATCGCTGGTGCCCATAGAATTAGAGACTTGATGGACTCCCAATTAAGAAAGAATGGTGCAAAAAGATTATCcaagataaataaataa
- the PDX1 gene encoding Pdx1p (similar to Saccharomyces cerevisiae YGR193C | PDX1 | Pyruvate Dehydrogenase complex protein X), protein MLRKQVFSFKQAKSFFHTTNAVRKAYFYDMPAMSPTMEKGGIVSWKFKQGDSFKAGDVLLDIETDKAEIDVEAQDDGKLVKLILNDGSKNIPVGQPIAILAEPDDDITTLELPKISENSSNKTKKSAKITKKSTKTVGKQAEKSVTKEITKKNDYLPPSPVFHKSDPNQVLYPSVAILLAENNISPQEAFKKIEATGPKGKLLKGDVLTYLGKISPKSLISITEYINKSASLDLSHIELRKKVELPKKPEPIVLKTCIPLKRADIEKGQFTKTLRDYINKFKFLAHQNAWEINNNKSQFYDPLFEALLIPEPYAPRFTVEYKLKPLFADKNNDTQLKNDIFDMLTIGVINNTNNNNKNQENYLLDIEVTVSNKYSDAKEKSERFMDYLKTLKF, encoded by the coding sequence ATGTTAAGAAAACAAGTATTTTCATTCAAACAAGCCAAATCATTCTTTCACACCACAAATGCCGTTAGAAAGGCATATTTTTATGACATGCCTGCCATGTCACCAACTATGGAAAAAGGTGGCATTGTTAGTTGGAAATTTAAACAAGGCGATAGTTTTAAAGCAGGCGATGTTTTGTTAGATATTGAAACTGATAAAGCTGAAATAGATGTTGAAGCTCAAGACGATGGTAAATTAGTAAAACTTATTTTAAACGATGGTAGCAAAAATATACCTGTTGGTCAGCCAATCGCCATTTTGGCAGAGCCAGATGATGACATAACCACTTTAGAACTACCCAAGATTAGTGAAAATAGCTCCAATAAGACTAAGAAGAGTGCCAAAATCACCAAAAAGAGTACAAAAACCGTTGGAAAGCAAGCGGAAAAAAGTgtaacaaaagaaataacaaagaaaaatgattaCTTGCCTCCTTCACCAGTTTTCCACAAATCAGACCCAAATCAGGTTTTGTATCCCTCTGTGGCTATTTTGTTAGCGGAGAATAATATTTCACCACAAGAGgctttcaaaaaaattgaagcAACGGGTCCGAAGGGAAAATTGTTAAAGGGTGACGTTTTAACTTATTTAGGGAAAATTTCACcaaaaagtttaatttcaataaccgaatatatcaataaaagTGCCAGTTTAGATTTATCCCACATAGAGTTAAGAAAGAAAGTTGAACTACCCAAAAAACCTGAACccattgttttaaaaacttgCATACCACTGAAAAGGGCAGATATAGAAAAAGGGCAATTTACGAAAACATTACGagattatataaataaatttaaatttttagcTCATCAAAATGCATGGGagataaataataataaatctcAATTTTATGATCCTTTATTTGAAGCTCTACTCATTCCAGAACCATATGCACCAAGATTTACTGTAGAATATAAGTTAAAACCTTTATTTGCTGACAAAAATAACGATACTCAGttgaaaaatgatatttttgatatgCTAACTATTGGTGTTATTAAcaacactaataataacaataaaaaccaAGAAAATTACTTGTTAGATATTGAAGTTACTGTTAGCAATAAGTACTCTGATGCCAAGGAAAAATCCGAAAGATTTATGGattatttgaaaactttaaaattttaa
- the TMA22 gene encoding Tma22p (similar to Saccharomyces cerevisiae YJR014W | TMA22 | Translation Machinery Associated), protein MPLKTVVYCDICTFPPEYCEFSGKIKRCKVWLQENHPDLYTKLYGEEGSAGTSTATTENKLEKSLRKLEIKQENRDQRELAKKMGSKVVIKRLERTKRKCVVAISGLEVFEIDMKKLSKTFASKFATGCSVSKSAVTGDEIIVQGDVADEAEQYIKTLLSEKGLTSIKVERVDDKMKKKVKT, encoded by the coding sequence atgcCTTTAAAAACTGTTGTATACTGTGATATTTGTACTTTCCCACCTGAATATTGTGAATTCAGTggcaaaattaaaagatgtAAAGTTTGGTTACAGGAAAATCATCCAGATTTATATACTAAGTTGTATGGAGAAGAAGGTAGTGCTGGCACCTCTACAGCCACAACGGAAAACAAACtagaaaaaagtttaagAAAACTAGAGATAAAACAAGAGAATAGAGATCAAAGGGAATTAGCTAAAAAAATGGGTAGCAAGGTGGTGATTAAAAGGCTAGAAAGAACTAAGAGAAAATGTGTTGTTGCAATTAGTGGGTTGGAAGTGTTTGAGATTgatatgaaaaaattatctaaAACATTTGCGTCTAAATTTGCTACTGGATGTTCTGTTTCTAAAAGTGCTGTAACGGGCGATGAGATAATTGTTCAAGGCGATGTTGCCGATGAAGCTGAACAATATATCAAAACATTATTGAGCGAAAAAGGTTTAACCTCTATCAAAGTTGAAAGAGTAGACgacaaaatgaaaaagaaggtTAAAACTTGA
- the XKS1 gene encoding xylulokinase (similar to Saccharomyces cerevisiae YGR194C | XKS1 | XyluloKinaSe), with the protein MTKAQNTEKKKENDKYFLGFDLSTQQIKALIINQSLKIIHSEKVEFSKDLPQYETTKGVYIDGSSIFAPVAMWLDAIDLLMSKLISNKESVDVSKIVAISGSCQQHGSVYWNSQGDLLLRHLDPNKKLSEQLSGALAYDMSPNWQDHSTEKQCDEFNNKLDGKMKELARVTGSRAHFRFTGPQIAKIAEKTPKIYEKTSKIQLVSNFLCSILVGRLVPLEEADCCGMNLYDIEKRQFNSKLLEIIEPNNVLNVRSKLNGEPWPFAGESLPTGLINSYFQLKYGFDPACEIYPFTGDNLATILSLPLSKNDVLISLGTSTTVLVVTDNYHPSPNYHLFIHPTIPNHYMGMICYCNGSLAREKIRDIVNDGNGNSWDKFDEILSSSSNKSTVDEMAVYFPLDEIVPSVSKAIKRCKFDVETGKILKFVDSFGNIADDVKLIVESQALSCRVRITPLLSSNSVEDSGTGIKFDYDKLPMSSFIKNKPKRCFFVGGGSKNTAIVSKFAKILGAPSDCNYRLETPNSCALGGCYKAMWSYEHQRDAEGTGSFDQFLSSKFNWETDLERVEVSGEDEEYILSKIKPLSELEQSL; encoded by the coding sequence atgacAAAAGCACAAaatacagaaaaaaaaaaagaaaacgaCAAATATTTCCTTGGTTTTGATTTGTCAACCCAACAAATTAAAGCTTTAATTATCAACCAgtctttgaaaataattcatAGCGAAAAGGTTGAGTTTTCAAAAGATCTGCCTCAGTATGAAACAACAAAAGGGGTGTACATTGATGGTAGTAGTATATTTGCACCTGTGGCCATGTGGCTAGACGcaattgatttattaatgaGTAAGTTAATATCTAACAAGGAATCAGTAGATGTTTCCAAGATTGTTGCTATATCGGGCAGCTGCCAACAACACGGATCTGTATATTGGAATTCTCAAGGTGATTTGCTATTGAGACATTTAGatccaaataaaaaactcAGTGAACAATTGTCTGGAGCTTTGGCCTATGATATGTCGCCCAACTGGCAAGATCATAGCACTGAGAAACAATGCGATGAATTTAACAACAAATTAGATGGGAAAATGAAGGAGTTGGCAAGAGTTACCGGTAGTAGAGCTCATTTTAGATTTACTGGGCCCCAAATTGCTAAAATTGCCGAAAAAACACCTAaaatttatgaaaaaaCGAGTAAGATCCAGTTAGTTTCTAATTTCTTATGTAGTATATTGGTTGGTAGATTGGTTCCATTGGAGGAAGCCGATTGTTGTGGTATGAATTTATATGACATAGAAAAAAGACAATTCAATAGcaaattattagaaattaTCGAGCCGAATAATGTGTTGAACGTTAGATCTAAATTGAACGGCGAACCTTGGCCATTTGCTGGTGAGTCATTACCTACAGGATTGATTAATTCATACTTTCAATTGAAATATGGGTTTGACCCTGCTTGTGAAATATATCCATTTACTGGAGATAATTTAGCCACTATATTATCTTTGCCGTTGAGCAAGAATGatgttttaatatctttagGGACAAGTACAACGGTTTTGGTTGTTACTGACAACTACCATCCATCACCCAATTaccatttatttatccatCCAACCATTCCAAATCATTATATGGGCATGATTTGCTACTGCAATGGCTCTTTAGcgagagaaaaaattagagATATAGTGAATGATGGCAATGGTAACAGTTGGGATAAATTCGATGAAATATTATCCTCATCTAGCAACAAATCAACAGTGGATGAAATGGCTGTTTATTTCCCCTTGGATGAGATCGTACCAAGTGTTAGCAAAGCAATAAAGAGATGTAAATTTGATGTTGAGACGgggaaaattttaaaatttgtgGATAGCTTTGGAAACATTGCCGATGATGTTAAGCTTATTGTAGAATCACAAGCATTGAGTTGCAGAGTGAGAATTACACCATTATTAAGTAGTAATAGTGTGGAAGATAGTGGTACTGGAATTAAATTTGATTATGACAAGTTACCAATGTCTTcattcattaaaaataagccGAAACGTTGTTTTTTCGTTGGGGGTGGTAGTAAAAACACAGCAATTGTTAGTAAATTTGCAAAAATATTGGGTGCACCTTCAGACTGTAATTACAGGTTAGAGACGCCAAATTCATGTGCACTAGGCGGATGTTATAAGGCTATGTGGTCATATGAACACCAGAGGGACGCGGAAGGTACTGGATCTTTTGATCAGTTCTTAAGTTCAAAGTTTAATTGGGAAACAGATTTAGAAAGAGTTGAGGTAAGTGGTGAAGATGAGGAGTATATTTTAAGTAAGATCAAACCATTGAGTGAATTGGAACAAAGTTTATAA
- the SPC1 gene encoding signal peptidase complex subunit SPC1 (similar to Saccharomyces cerevisiae YJR010C-A | SPC1 | Signal Peptidase Complex), with amino-acid sequence MSFSEWLQELSNKMIFPIDLPSQKYTNRVTHKLLFLSSIISVVLGIIYDSMKTLLYFYGASVLICLILVVPAYPSYNENKLKWVERGSNGKSNNLGKSNIEIAG; translated from the coding sequence atGTCCTTTTCAGAATGGTTACAAGAATTATCTAATAAGATGATATTCCCCATAGATTTGCCCAGTCAGAAATATACTAATAGAGTAACACAtaagttattatttttatcatctaTTATATCCGTAGTTTTGGGCATAATCTATGATTCCAtgaaaactttattatacTTTTATGGTGCAAGTGTTTTGATATGTTTAATATTAGTGGTACCTGCATACCCATCATACaatgaaaacaaattaaaatggGTTGAAAGAGGTAGTAATGGCAAAAGCAATAATTTAGGGAAATCTAATATTGAGATCGCAGGCTAA